The segment CTCCATTTTAGTacctaaaattggaaaacgtCACCTGCAATGCCTAGTGTTATTCCTGATAACGTTTATAGCTTACGGATTTCGAGTAAATCTCTCCGTGGCTATTGTAGCCATGACTGATCCAACTGCCAACGAAAATTCTGACATACAAGTAAGTAGCTCATAGGCACCAATCTTCCTTAAACTGCTCCAAGTTTGTTTCTCCAGACGTACCCCCATTGGACTCACAAAGGCGCCATCCTCTCCGCTTTCTTTTGGGGCTACATTTGGCCCCAAGTCTTCGCAGGTTACGCAGCGAACCGATTCGGAGCTAAATGGTTCCTGGTAGGTACCATGAGCCTTCAATCCATTGTAGGCTTTTGCACTCCACACATAGCAGCTCATTTGGGAGAAATTGGAGTTATGTTAGGGAGGGCCGTTCAGGGTTTTTGCCAAGGATTTCTATTTCCTAGCTTAACCCATTTACTCAGTCAATGGGTTCCTCATGAAGAGAGAGCTAGAATGACAGGTTTTGTTTATGGAGGTATGTCATGAGATTTTTTTCACACTTAATGGGCTTGAATGATATTAATCCTTAGCCGTCCCATTTGGTACATTGTGTGCAATGTTGGTATCAGGTGCGATAGCTGGTTCGTCACATGGATGGCCGATGATTTTCTACATGTATGGGTCTCTGGGAATTTTAGTAAGTGTCCTATTTGCTATTGTTGGGTACAATAGTCCAGCTGTGGACCCTACAATAAGTGAGGCAGAGAAACAATACATTGAGAGAAGCTTGGGGCACACCGATGAGAAACCTGTAAGTTACTAATGCAGGACTGAATATTTGCTCTTATAATTAGCGTTTATAGTCTCATAAAGTGCCATGGAAGGGCATATTGACATCCAAGCCTGTGTGGTCCTTGCTCGTAACCCAATGTGGATTTGTCTACGGTTTCTGGATTCTACTTACGCAGATTCCTACTTACATGAAATTTGTGCTAAACTTCAACATCAAGGATGTGAGAGTTAacattttcgttaaatttaaaacctgAAACTTAATTGTTCTTTCAGAACAGCCTTTTGTCCTCTCTTCCATATCTCGTACTGTTCATCTTATCATTTCCTCTAAGTTTTCTGTCAGACTTTATCATTAACAAAAAGTATGTAAGCCAAACGACTTCACGCAAGCTCTTCAGCTCCGTTGGTATTATTATATACGATCAGACCACCAATTCAATCtcatcacattttttctaGGTATCGTAACCACCTCCATAGCCTTATTCATGATGGGCTATGTGAAACCTGACGAATCAACCAAAGCCATTTGGCTTTTGATTGCTGCAATCAGCTTAAGCGCATTTTGCAACTTCGGGTGGCCTTTGAACCATATGGACTTGTCTCCCAACCATGCTGGAACTTTGATGGGTCTCTGCAATGGGATATCAAATATCTTTTCAGGTATCGCGCCACTGACTGTGCAGTTGCTCGTAAAGGATGAGGTCAGATAATCGTTAGCTAATTACGT is part of the Euwallacea fornicatus isolate EFF26 chromosome 8, ASM4011564v1, whole genome shotgun sequence genome and harbors:
- the LOC136340650 gene encoding putative inorganic phosphate cotransporter, whose amino-acid sequence is MVQSESLKKDILYSAVDDKLIEHVPKIGKRHLQCLVLFLITFIAYGFRVNLSVAIVAMTDPTANENSDIQTYPHWTHKGAILSAFFWGYIWPQVFAGYAANRFGAKWFLVGTMSLQSIVGFCTPHIAAHLGEIGVMLGRAVQGFCQGFLFPSLTHLLSQWVPHEERARMTGFVYGAVPFGTLCAMLVSGAIAGSSHGWPMIFYMYGSLGILVSVLFAIVGYNSPAVDPTISEAEKQYIERSLGHTDEKPSHKVPWKGILTSKPVWSLLVTQCGFVYGFWILLTQIPTYMKFVLNFNIKDNSLLSSLPYLVLFILSFPLSFLSDFIINKKYVSQTTSRKLFSSVGIVTTSIALFMMGYVKPDESTKAIWLLIAAISLSAFCNFGWPLNHMDLSPNHAGTLMGLCNGISNIFSGIAPLTVQLLVKDERDPVQWRIIFFLAAGVQIVSGMIFNVYGSAEVQPWNEDDRKKEDKE